In the genome of Schistocerca piceifrons isolate TAMUIC-IGC-003096 chromosome X, iqSchPice1.1, whole genome shotgun sequence, one region contains:
- the LOC124721300 gene encoding uncharacterized protein LOC124721300 has product MRGFVLLLALLIPGDVARATAEPEVLTCFHCGDEAQDGEPPCNTQPPQVATCPEANYCLKILFQNGSVQRGCAPRATAWGRRVRVGCVEPVRDDTSVLRYCACDTHLCNGAPPQPTDNLLLLFLLFCACLLFFTGGQ; this is encoded by the exons GAGATGTGGCGCGAGCGACCGCCGAGCCGGAGGTGCTGACGTGCTTCCACTGCGGCGACGAGGCGCAGGACGGGGAGCCGCCTTGCAACACGCAGCCGCCTCAGGTGGCCACCTGCCCTGAGGCCAACTACTGCCTCAAGATACTCTTCCAAAACG GGTCCGTCCAGCGCGGCTGCGCGCCACGGGCGACGGCGTGGGGGCGTCGCGTGCGGGTCGGCTGCGTGGAGCCCGTGCGCGATGACACCAGCGTGCTGCGATACTGCGCCTGCGACACGCACCTCTGCAACGGAGCGCCGCCACAGCCGACCGACAACTTGCTGCTGCTGTTTTTGTTATTCTGCGCCTGTCTGCTGTTCTTCACGGGCGGACAATAA